The Vespa velutina chromosome 4, iVesVel2.1, whole genome shotgun sequence genome has a window encoding:
- the LOC124948941 gene encoding disks large homolog 5 isoform X2, with product MASGASSLGSAGGSDGAINMERDNGGYGSVGNPVGSTECRTDYEGLQAQCDKAMHQLKLLRHKHSDTVRRCEHTMKELEYYRGQHIAVMNQLEATSQESSALRGKYGDLVNDKQRLDREVQALQKEVSELRCQNQEALVSDSNNGDMNQHYLSALRRYEAIKDEYDSLRKRYDDLIASHSSVVNKLELSQEEAARLKKQYDEILQERNTAVRERNGLKQQCTAAIRQWDIALRERNEYREALAKMQQQHEEAVKEINQAMVLRMKTSKDIKRLTEERNAALQEYSLIMGERDTVHKEMEKLGDDLTQSFTKITHLENQNKQLVDEKKTLSYQIETLRREISSALQDRDESLKQCNELRQKFGDYSEGANRDYKNRLELHSYNRERDNANKEAERETNNGDAKREKERMDNIDQANLELDKLRKSVETLQAELEEAIQEAEVSKRRRDWAFSERDKIVLERESIRTLCDRLRKERDRAVSELAGALRDSDDIKKQRNEASRELKDLKEKLESGDALRASVFGQGLAHGHDNTIDAEPNEWEVLTIHMDLSRLVDTDRDLGIMLVGGRDNPYYPNDTGVYVAQVTQGSTADGKLRVNDCIIRVNNVDCASVSSRMILETLRSCAVSPTTLTIRRRRLSRRSLRTIQLPVGSIPHGIALELGIYISKISPGSSAAKDGNLAVGDRVLNINSKPMEGINSAHEAMTILNDNTTDVLTITTLKGIPLSSATSSETMPISGSFASEKQKMVNSCSQTEHERFMLKTTSDDSDRRYIGSNFGDRSVYKVSKSVSGEKPSGISNAWDNIREKIDFVRGRKPSKDRDDKKKRHPNSSPNTFEQEQDAIAELDSVIESYHKKTTNGVLKRSKRRGTEKMEKNGGTWPKARGGPLIQNGTGTILHPRKTKERLPLSVLLNHPPKYDSYNYNRISNPIPLANFSNVSNRHTVYKAVETPLPNFSKSGQLFGQKSFTPAVQFKDITIDKKVTIEIENTDNRLSSTLAPSETSIDVSVKSGNIGRDMDYFAKKKAQKYAMSNDSQVETLQHNRAHSQLYSGIGSSTSSTSGPRQQLAGNFSFPPYTHLHPHPHQQNSLPSRYPSPPSLPSAQSGESIGLPDARSYCFEPPYSPGPQTGFGHLHTPSVDLHYHKPRAPPVGMAYDVPAYTHGYEGGTFPRKKENQRFRIPSNPSVTSKNSVGKLSTGSIERTSERGSPMPTFHVEVLSPGTGNGSNTGGTIRGGSNSKRSSMPDYCYSQPRPAPGELRRVHIDKSVEPLGIQISCLESGGVFVSTVSEHSLASQVGLQIGDQLLEVCGINMRSATYQLAANVLRQCGNSITMLVQYSPDKYNELEGSASSSSSEAGGGEGGTRSGSPTPCNSPEVPRKTTIEPLENTEPERDTTTTTTTLLSVKRAERDIRNSASLEVRSTQEREREIRNSASLDINIRKPELRSSATLDNMRNSATLDTLRVTGSTLTRAQLNQAATTLQRQNATVRSPTQEEQNRKSPTPGEPRYLFIETRKCSNLGISLVGGNGVGIFVHSVQPGCLAEEAGLRTGDRILEYNGVDLKQATAEQAALELARPADKVTLIAQYLPQRYNEVKDKPGDSFYIKAMFDRVGEVGDSLQLHFNKDDILYVDNTMFNGTPGHWRAWLVDQTGRRQTCGIIPSKFKVEEELLLRRSLGDIETDAGRRGTTSARRSFFRRKKHQRSSSRDSKELSHITGVNMGWYSDSGTLNEESLPASYQRVERLDYPALRPVLIIGPLSECVVTKLLQEFPGQFTRCLAEAMHCSQATLEQGLRDSLYVDYRKKGSYFECTTVQAVKDICEKSTHCILDISIASIERLHRHQIYPIVLLIKFKSTKQIKEVKDSRYPSDKVSAKAAKEMYEQALKLEAEYRHFISAVIPAGVNVAYICTQVKGAVDDEQSKALWVPRGLP from the exons ATGGCTTCTGGTGCATCATCCTTAGGTAGCGCTGGAGGTAGTG atggAGCAATAAATATGG AAAGGGACAATGGAGGCTACGGGAGCGTTGGAAATCCTGTTGGGAGTACTGAATGTCGTACCGATTATGAGGGCTTACAAGCTCAGTGTGATAAAGCAATGCATCAGCTTAAGTTACTTAGGCATAAGCACTCCGATACTGTTAGACG GTGTGAACATACTATGAAAGAATTGGAGTATTATCGTGGACAACATATAGCAGTCATGAATCAGTTAGAAGCGACGTCCCAAGAAAGCTCTGCTCTCCGTGGAAAGTATGGAGATCTGGTAAATGACAAACAAAGACTGGACAGAGAAGTGCAAGCATTACAGAAAGAAGTGTCGGAATTGAGATGTCAAAATCAAGAAGCTCTTGTTTCTGACAGCAACAATGGAGATATGAATCAGCATTATTTATCTGCGCTTAGAAGATATGAAGCCATCAAGGACGAATATGACTCGCTTAGAAAGCGATATGATGATTTAATAGCATCTCATTCCTCTGTTGTTAACAAg TTGGAATTATCGCAAGAAGAAGCTGCAAGATTGAAGAAACAATATGATGAAATTCTCCAAGAACGTAACACTGCCGTACGTGAGCGTAATGGATTGAAACAACAATGTACCGCTGCCATAAGGCAGTGGGACATCGCGTTGAGGGAGAGGAATGAATATAGAGAAGCCCTTGCTAAAATGCAGCAGCAACATGAAGAAGCAGTAAAGGAAATTAATCAAGCCATGGTGTTACGTATGAAAACAAGCAAAGATATTAAGCGGCTTACGGAAGAAAGGAATGCAGCATTACAAGAATATAGTTTAATTATGGGTGAAAGAGATACCGTACACAAGGAGATGGAGAAACTTGGCGATGATCTGACCCAATCTTTTACTAAAATCACACATttagaaaatcaaaataaacaaCTTGTTGACGAA aaaaaGACGCTGTCCTATCAGATAGAAACATTAAGGAGAGAAATATCATCTGCTCTTCAAGACAGAGACGAGTCTTTAAAGCAATGTAATGAATTACGTCAAAAGTTCGGTGATTATTCCGAAGGTGCGAACAGAGATTACAAGAATCGTTTGGAGTTGCATTCTTATAATCGAGAACGAGACAATGCAAATAAAGAAGCCGAACGTGAAACAAATAATGGAGATgctaagagagagaaagaacgtatGGACAATATAGATCAAGCCAATTTAGAATTAGACAAGCTTAGAAAATCTGTAGAAACATTGCAAGCCGAACTCGAAGAAGCAATACAAGAAGCAGAAGTATCCAAACGAAGAAGAGATTGGGCATTTagcgagagagataaaatagtactggagagagaaagtataagAACTTTATGCGATAGATTAAGGAAGGAACGTGATCGTGCTGTTTCGGAATTGGCAGGTGCTTTGCGTGATTctgatgatataaaaaaacaacgaaacgAGGCTTCGAGAGAGTTGAAAGATTTAAAGGAGAAGCTAGAGTCTGGCGACGCATTGAGAGCAAGTGTCTTTGGGCAAGGTCTTGCGCATGGTCACGACAACACTATCGATGCGGAACCTAACGAGTGGGAAGTACTTACTATCCATATGGATTTGAGCAGACTCGTGGATACTGATCGTGATCTGGGGATAATGTTAGTGGGGGGGCGTGATAATCCATATTACCCTAATGATACGGGTGTTTATGTAGCACAAGTTACACAAGGAAGTACGGCTGACGGCAAATTGAGAGTAAACGATTGCATCATACGTGTGAACAACGTTGATTGTGCCTCGGTATCTTCAAGAATGATATTAGAAACGCTACGTTCTTGTGCCGTAAGTCCGACCACGTTGACTATAAGAAGACGAAGATTAAGTAGAAGATCGTTGAGGACTATACAGCTACCTGTCGGCTCTATCCCACATGGAATTGCTTTAGAGCttggtatatacatatcaaaaATATCACCTGGTAGCTCAGCTGCTAAAGATGGAAATTTGGCTGTTGGCGACAGAGTCTTGAAT atCAATAGCAAACCAATGGAAGGAATAAATTCGGCGCATGAGGCAATGACTATCTTAAACGACAATACAACGGATGTATTAACGATCACTACGCTTAAAGGAATTCCTTTATCTTCTGCTACCAGTTCGGAAACGATGCCAATCAGTGGCAGTTTTGCATCGGAAAAGCAAAAGATGGTAAATAGTTGTTCGCAAACCGAACATGAAAGATTTATGTTGAAAACAACGTCGGACGACTCTGATAGAAGATATATTGGCTCGAACTTCGGAGACAGAAGTGTTTATAAAGTTTCGAAATCTGTTAGCGGGGAAAAGCCAAGTGGGATAAGTAATGCTTGGgataatataagagaaaagatcgaTTTCGTGAGAGGCCGAAAACCTAGTAAGGATCGGgatgataagaagaagagacatCCCAATTCAAGTCCAAATACATTCGAACAGGAACAGGATGCAATAGCGGAACTTGATTCGGTTATAGAGAGTTATCACAAGAAAACAACTAATGGTGTACTCAAACGAAGTAAACGTCGTGGGACagagaaaatggagaaaaatggTGGTACATGGCCCAAGGCTAGAGGTGGGCCACTAATACAAAATGGTACCGGTACGATATTACATCCACGTAAAACGAAGGAAAGGCTACCACTGAGCGTACTTCTAAATCATCCGCCAAAGTATGATAGTTACAACTATAATCGTATTTCCAATCCTATACCCCTAGCTAATTTCTCTAATGTCAGTAATCGGCATACTGTATACAAAGCCGTAGAAACACCATTACCAAATTTCAGCAAATCGGGACAACTCTTTGGTCAGAAGTCCTTCACGCCAGCAGTACAATTCAAGGATATTACGATAGATAAGAAAGTGACGATCGAGATAGAGAATACCGATAACAGGCTTAGCTCGACTTTGGCGCCATCCGAGACAAGTATCGATGTCTCTGTAAAATCTGGAAATATTGGTCGAGATATGGATTACTTCGCTAAAAAGAAAGCACAGAAGTACGCTATGAGTAACGATAGCCAGGTAGAAACGTTGCAACATAATAGAGCGCACTCTCAACTCTATTCGGGAATTGGGTCATCAACTTCGTCCACTAGTGGACCTAGACAACAACTAGCTggtaatttctcttttccccccTACACGCATTTGCATCCGCATCCACACCAGCAGAACTCTTTACCCTCAAGATATCCATCACCACCGTCATTGCCGTCTGCACAATCCGGAGAGTCTATAGGACTTCCCGATGCACGATCCTACTGTTTCGAACCTCCGTATAGTCCGGGCCCGCAAACGGGTTTTGGTCATTTGCACACACCCTCCGTAGATTTGCATTACCACAAACCTCGTGCTCCACCGGTCGGCATGGCATACGATGTGCCAGCATATACTCATGGATACGAAGGTGGTACATttccaagaaaaaaagaaaatcaacgtTTTCGTATACCGTCCAATCCTAGTGTTACATCAAAAAACAGTGTTGGCAAACTTTCGACTGGAAGTATAGAAAGAACTTCAGAGAGAGGCAGTCCAATGCCAACTTTTCACGTGGAGGTTCTCAGTCCTGGAACGGGTAATGGTAGTAATACCGGAGGAACCATCAGGGGAGGCAGCAATAGCAAGAGATCGAGTATGCCAGATTATTGTTATTCCCAACCTCGACCAGCTCCTGGTGAACTACGTAGAGTTCATATAGACAAATCGGTTGAGCCATTAGGCATACAAATTTCTTGTTTGGAAAGTGGAGGAGTTTTCGTTTCCACCGTCAGTGAACATAGCTTGGCGTCTCAAGTTGGTCTTCAAATCGGTGATCAACTATTAGAAGTATGTGGAATTAATATGAGGAGTGCTACTTATCAACTAGCTGCCAACGTTTTACGCCAGTGTGGTAATTCCATAACGATGTTGGTGCAGTACAGTCCAGACA AGTACAACGAACTTGAAGGATCAGCATCCTCTAGTTCTTCGGAAGCTGGTGGTGGAGAAGGTGGCACCAGAAGTGGCTCACCTACACCATGTAACAGTCCAGAAGTTCCAAGGAAAACGACGATCGAACCTTTGGAAAATACCGAACCTGAACGTgacactactaccactactactactttatTGAGTGTAAAACGTGCAGAACGAGATATCAGAAATTCTGCTTCGTTGGAAGTTAGGTCTACgcaagaaagagaacgtgAAATCAGAAATTCAGCATCTTTGGATATCAATATAAGAAAACCTGAATTACGTAGTTCGGCTACTCTCGACAATATGCGCAATTCTGCAACTCTTGACACTTTACGCGTAACTGGCAGCACACTAACACGTGCACAACTTAATCAGGCTGCGACAACATTGCAGAGACAAAATGCAACCGTAAGGAGCCCGACGCAAGAAGAACAAAATCGTAAAAGTCCAACTCCAGGTGAACCAAgatatttattcattgaaaCTAGGAAGTGTTCTAACTTAGGTATATCGCTCGTGGGAGGCAACGGCGTTGGTATATTCGTTCATTCCGTGCAGCCTGGCTGTTTGGCAGAAGAAGCTGGCTTACGTACTGGTGATAGAATTTTGGAATATAATGGTGTAGATCTGAAACAAGCAACCGCTGAACAAGCCGCACTCGAATTAGCAAGACCAGCGGATAAAGTGACCTTAATAGCTCAATATTTACCACAGCGATATAACGAAGTCAAGGATAAACCTGGTGATAGTTTTTACATTAAGGCGATGTTTGATCGAGTCGGTGAAGTGGGAGATAGTCTGCAACTTCATTTCAACAAAGATGATATTTTGTATGTGGATAATACTATGTTTAATGGTACACCTGGTCATTGGAGAGCTTGGTTGGTCGATCAAACTGGAAGGCGACAAACTTGTGGTATAATCCCAAGCAAATTCAA aGTCGAAGAAGAATTACTCTTGCGTCGGTCCTTAGGAGATATAGAAACGGATGCTGGTAGACGTGGTACAACGAGTGCACGTAGGAGCTTCTTCCGGCGAAAGAAACATCAACGTTCGTCCAGTAGAGATAGTAAAGAATTATCTCATATTACTGGAGTAAATATGGGCTGGTATAGCGACAGTGGAACATTGAACGAGGAAAGCCTTCCAGCTAGTTATCAGCGTGTCGAAAGACTCGATT ATCCAGCTTTGAGACCTGTACTGATAATTGGTCCTCTGAGCGAATGCGTTGTGACAAAATTATTACAAGAATTTCCTGGACAATTCACAAGATGTCTTGCAGAAGCTATGCATTGTTCTCAAGCGACACTCGAACAAGGCTTAAGAGATTCCCTTTACGTAGACTACAGGAAGAAAGGAAGTTATTTCGAATGTACTACTGTTCAAGCTGTCAAAGATATTTGCGAGAAG aGCACACATTGTATCTTGGATATATCAATCGCCTCTATTGAACGACTTCATAGACATCAGATCTATCCAATAGTCTTATTGATCAAATTTAAAAGTACTAAGCAAATAAAGGAGGTAAAAGACTCAAGGTATCCTAGCGATAAAGTCAGCGCTAAGGCTGCTAAAGAAATGTACGAGCAAGCGCTTAAGTTAGAAGCTGAATATAGGCATTTTATTTCTG cTGTCATTCCAGCAGGGGTGAACGTTGCCTATATATGCACACAAGTCAAGGGAGCCGTCGATGATGAACAAAGTAAGGCACTTTGGGTTCCACGAGGACTTCCCTGA